Genomic DNA from Elusimicrobiota bacterium:
ACTGCCAATGTGAGCGGTTGATATGTTTATCATCGTCGATAAATTTGTGAGTCATTGTACACGAGGAAGTGATTCATCGTCTATATTTCTCATGGCGCGGTAAGGTAACCCCAGACTTCCGTCCGGGGCCTCGGCCGCAGTCATTCTGAACGTAGTGAAGAATATTTATGGGATTATTAATTATCCCGTAGAGATCCCTCGCTTCGCTCGGGATGACAAAAATCTGAATTTTTCTGCGTAGAAAAAAAGAAATCGCGATGTCGTCATATAAGCCGCTTGCATGTGATTGTTTGACTTCCCCAGGGGGGTAAGTGATAATTCGATTCTCTTTGGTATTTGGATTTATGAGAAAAAGACATCGTCTTCCCAGCCCTTCTTCAGAAATAACACAATACTGGACAAGAGCATAAGCCGGGATCCAGCCGTTCCCGCGAAGGGGGTGAAGACCCCCTCATTTTCTGGAAAAGATGGATCCCGGCTTAGGCTTTCCTTATCATTCTCGCCTTCTAACAAAGGGGCCGGGATGACGAATCAAAGGGCGCTTATGATGCTAAAGGGACAGGTTAATGTGAAGCCAGTTTACGAGGAGACATTGAAATGACGAGGTTCGATTTTGAGGTGAACGGGAAGAAGGCGTCGGGGGTTGTAATCCCGTTGCCGAAGGCGCCATTGGTGCTGGCGTCGGGAAAAGAAGGCTTTGTGATGTGCGGGTATTTAAATTTGGAAGTGGCCGAAAAGTTGGGTGTGGCGGCTGCGGTTGTTCGTGGGGTTTCCACGGTAGACGAATTACTCGCCGCCAAAGTGGCGGGTTTCACCCAGATGGCCGGTGTGCGGGGCGTGACGCTCAGCATGAGCGGAAAAGAAGCGTTGGAAAAACTCCTTTGACTGACATCCGCATTGATCGGTTGGCGTTGGACGGAGATGGCATCGGCCGCCTTGAAAATGGACAGGCCGCGTTTGTGCCCTACACCTTGCCGGGGGAAACCGTTCAAGCCAAGCTGCTGCAGCAGAAGAAAAACCACTCGCGCTGGCTGCCCGAAAAGATTCTTCAACCTTCCCAATCCCGAATCAGCCCCAAATGCCCAATTCATTTTAAACCTGGGGCCTCAAAGCTGGCTTGCGGCGGATGCGATTGGCAACACATGCCCACCGCGGTTCAAGAAATCAACAAGCGACAATTGGTGATTGAAACACTCGAACGTTTGGGCGGCGTTGAAAAACCTCCCGTTCACGAAACTTTACATTCACCGAAAGATTGGCGCTACCGAAACAAAGTTCAGGTTCCCTTTGCCAGATCAGGGAAAAAAGTGATTGCCGGTTTTTACGCTCCGGGGACGCACCAGATTGTTGAATTTGAGGATTGTTTGATCCAACCCCTCCCGTCGGTCGAAATTGTTCAGTTTGTCAAACGCCACGCCAACGAAAGTCCCTGGTCGCCATATGATGAAGACACGGGGCGCGGTTGGATTCGCCACTTGTTGGTCCGCACCAACGAAGCCGGTCAGGCCTTGGTGACGTTGGTGACGGCTACGGATTCATTTGCTGATCGTGACGCGTTTGTGTCGTCCATGCGCAAACGTTTTCCGTTTGTCGTTGGTATCCACCAAAATATTCAGAAGGGGCGCACGCACGCCATTCTGGGGCCCAAATGGATTCGGCTCTGGGGCGCGGACGCGATCGATGAGGTGATTCTGGGCCTACGCCTCAGTTGTTCTCCGGGCGCTTTTTTTCAAGTGAACACGCCGGTGGCGGAGAAGCTGTATCAAAAGGCATTGGAAGAGCTGGATATCGAAAGAGATGATTTGGTGTTGGACATATATTGCGGCGGAGGGGCCCTCACTTTGGCGGCCGCCAAGAGGGCGCGGTTGGCCATTGGAATAGAGTCCGTTGAGTCCGCCATTCGCGACGCGGGGAGGAATGCGAAACAAAACAATATTCGCAATGCCGAATTCGCCTGCGGGGAAGCCGAATATCTGATGTCCCAACCCAACAAATATATTGAATCAACACCCGAGTCCCAACGTTTGGTTTTGCTTGATCCGCCCCGGTCCGGTTGTGATCCGCGGGTCTTAAAAGCGCTGCTCGAGCTCCATCCGCGGCGGATGGTCTATGTGTCCTGCCATCCGGCCACTTTGGCGCGTGATGTGAAAATTCTATCGAGTCAATATAAAGTCACGTCCGTTACTCCAGTCGATTTGTTTCCCCAAACTTCCCACATCGAAACGGTATGCCGTCTGGAACATCGGTAAATATTGCCGGGATGCCGCGGGGGGCGCTCGCTTGGTGGTTAATCCAACACCAAGGCGCCGGTAAAACTCTCGTGGTATTGCCGGAAGAAGAAGAGGTGCTCAGCTTGGTTGATGACGCGAGGTCCCTCTTCAAGATTCCTGACGGGGGGCTTCCCCAACCCTTTGATATCGATGGTTATCCCAGTGACGATGAACCCATGCGCCAAGTGTCCCTCCACCATTGGTTGTACGGAAAAACCGCTCTGCTGATCGCTTCCCGAGAGTCCCTCGCTCTTCCCTGCGATCTCCCCAGCGCTTTCCGGAAACGTTCATTTAAACTCAAGCCCGGTTTGGCCATGGGGCGATTAAAGTTTGAGGAGGTTTTGTCTCTCGCGGGCTATAGCCGAAATGAACGCGTGGAACAGGTGGGAGAATATGCGATCCGCGGAGACGTGATTGATATTTGGTTGGCGGGGCAGGAATCTCCCGTTCGTTTGACCTGGACGTTCGATACCTTGGACGCGATCCGAACCATCGACCTTCACACGCTTCGCTCTGAAGAATATCTGCGCGAAACCATGCTTTATCCCGTAACGGCCGGTCAAGGCGCCACGTTGTCGGATTACCTGAGCGAAGAAATAACACAGATCGTTGTTCCTGGAAAGGGGGAGGAGAATGGCCTCACCCCTGTGGATGGGGATCGGGATACGGAAGGATATCAGCCCCTCCCAGTTTTTGGAGGGAATATCGACCGATTGCGCGAGCAGCTTGTGAAGTGGCATGACGATGATTGGCGCGTGGTGATTTTCTGTCACAACCGCGGCGAACGCGAACGTTTGGAAGAA
This window encodes:
- the rlmCD_1 gene encoding 23S rRNA (uracil-C(5))-methyltransferase RlmCD, which codes for MTDIRIDRLALDGDGIGRLENGQAAFVPYTLPGETVQAKLLQQKKNHSRWLPEKILQPSQSRISPKCPIHFKPGASKLACGGCDWQHMPTAVQEINKRQLVIETLERLGGVEKPPVHETLHSPKDWRYRNKVQVPFARSGKKVIAGFYAPGTHQIVEFEDCLIQPLPSVEIVQFVKRHANESPWSPYDEDTGRGWIRHLLVRTNEAGQALVTLVTATDSFADRDAFVSSMRKRFPFVVGIHQNIQKGRTHAILGPKWIRLWGADAIDEVILGLRLSCSPGAFFQVNTPVAEKLYQKALEELDIERDDLVLDIYCGGGALTLAAAKRARLAIGIESVESAIRDAGRNAKQNNIRNAEFACGEAEYLMSQPNKYIESTPESQRLVLLDPPRSGCDPRVLKALLELHPRRMVYVSCHPATLARDVKILSSQYKVTSVTPVDLFPQTSHIETVCRLEHR